One Methylosarcina fibrata AML-C10 DNA segment encodes these proteins:
- a CDS encoding thioredoxin fold domain-containing protein — MAAIDAKLNILEKIMLKKTSVLFALVMFWVEAHAVGLDVAQTNKPKTDTEMTAEVKDIMRSVDEVKRLPVTGLSMVKAGERTFLITDNGHFVVAGNFKLVDMWQGKVIGSVSDTKGIDKVDLRKIGLNPDELSTFTIGKGKKEVTIFVDPQCNYCHDLIVQLEPLGKEYSFKLVLIPVLGKESAEISKKLICNQDKDQSLKALIAKDYSKLPALVRKEGACDLKPLQKAVVATKLLDIQGVPFIFLPSKNTFKGGVPSFKTLLEKDLEDEINGR; from the coding sequence ATGGCGGCTATCGACGCTAAATTAAATATTTTGGAGAAAATAATGTTGAAAAAGACATCGGTTTTGTTTGCCCTAGTTATGTTCTGGGTAGAAGCACATGCAGTAGGGCTAGATGTGGCTCAGACTAACAAACCAAAAACAGATACTGAAATGACGGCAGAAGTCAAAGACATCATGCGTAGCGTCGACGAAGTGAAGCGATTACCGGTGACGGGATTATCGATGGTTAAGGCGGGTGAAAGAACGTTCTTGATCACGGATAACGGTCATTTTGTCGTTGCGGGTAATTTCAAGCTAGTTGATATGTGGCAAGGAAAGGTTATTGGATCAGTATCGGATACCAAAGGAATTGACAAAGTCGACTTGAGGAAAATTGGCCTAAATCCTGATGAACTCTCTACGTTCACCATAGGCAAAGGCAAGAAAGAGGTGACTATATTTGTAGACCCTCAATGCAACTATTGTCACGACCTTATTGTTCAGCTTGAACCGTTGGGTAAAGAGTATTCATTCAAGTTGGTCTTGATCCCTGTTCTCGGAAAAGAATCAGCTGAGATCAGCAAAAAGCTGATATGCAATCAAGATAAAGATCAATCTTTGAAGGCGTTGATTGCGAAGGATTATTCCAAACTACCAGCACTGGTTCGTAAAGAAGGGGCATGTGATCTAAAACCCCTGCAAAAAGCAGTTGTGGCAACTAAATTGCTGGATATACAGGGAGTACCTTTCATCTTTTTGCCATCAAAAAACACATTCAAAGGTGGCGTTCCATCATTCAAAACTTTATTGGAAAAAGACCTTGAGGATGAAATCAATGGTAGATAA
- the traV gene encoding type IV conjugative transfer system lipoprotein TraV codes for MKSMVDNRYFKSIFLALFASLLNGCSYLGIGQGDFSCPGGVDGVRCMSARQVYQATESSDYVKTIAESDKSEKRKTAIVTDHIQNGTSQVAVPSIEQPIPIRTQAKVMRIWMAPWEDDDGDLHADGYLYTEIESRRWNLGDRFRSPGTAISPLSVQTPTSGK; via the coding sequence ATGAAATCAATGGTAGATAATCGATACTTCAAGTCTATATTTTTGGCTTTGTTTGCGTCGCTTTTAAATGGGTGTTCGTACTTAGGAATTGGACAAGGCGACTTTTCCTGTCCGGGTGGTGTTGATGGGGTGCGCTGTATGTCAGCACGTCAGGTTTATCAAGCCACCGAGTCTTCGGATTACGTAAAAACGATAGCGGAATCCGATAAGTCTGAGAAGAGAAAAACAGCAATCGTCACCGATCATATTCAGAACGGAACTAGTCAGGTGGCAGTGCCAAGTATCGAGCAACCGATTCCAATCAGAACGCAGGCCAAGGTGATGCGTATTTGGATGGCGCCCTGGGAAGATGATGATGGCGATCTGCATGCTGACGGATACTTGTACACAGAAATTGAAAGCAGGCGATGGAATCTTGGCGATCGTTTTCGATCGCCTG